The following are encoded together in the Salmonella enterica subsp. enterica serovar Choleraesuis genome:
- the dusC gene encoding tRNA-dihydrouridine(16) synthase has product MRVLLAPMEGVLDPLVRQLLSEINDYDLCVTEFLRVVDKLLPVKSFHRLCPELLNQSRTPDGTPVRIQLLGQYPQWLAENAARAVELGSWGVDLNCGCPSKLVNGSGGGATLLKDPELIYQGVKAMRAAVPAELPVTVKIRLGWDSPDARFEIADAAAQGGASELVVHGRTKEDGYRAQSINWQAIGEIRERLSIPVIANGEITDWASAQACMQQTGCDAVMLGRGALNIPNLSRVVKYNEAPLPWLEVVELLRRYTRLEKQGDTGLYHLARIKQWLNYLRKAYPEADGLFSQIRALKTSAEVAQAIARA; this is encoded by the coding sequence ATGCGTGTATTACTGGCTCCAATGGAGGGCGTGCTTGACCCTTTGGTGCGCCAACTTCTAAGCGAAATTAACGATTACGACTTGTGTGTTACCGAGTTCTTGCGGGTAGTGGATAAGTTACTGCCGGTGAAGTCGTTCCATCGTTTATGCCCTGAGCTGCTGAACCAAAGCCGGACGCCGGACGGTACGCCGGTTCGAATACAGTTACTCGGCCAGTATCCTCAGTGGCTGGCGGAAAATGCCGCGCGAGCCGTTGAGCTTGGCTCCTGGGGCGTCGATCTTAACTGCGGCTGCCCTTCGAAGCTGGTTAATGGCAGCGGGGGCGGTGCTACGTTACTCAAAGATCCGGAGCTGATTTACCAGGGCGTTAAAGCCATGCGAGCGGCTGTACCCGCCGAACTACCGGTCACGGTAAAAATTCGTCTCGGTTGGGACAGCCCCGATGCCAGGTTTGAAATAGCCGATGCTGCCGCTCAGGGCGGAGCCAGTGAACTGGTAGTCCATGGCCGCACCAAAGAGGACGGCTATCGGGCGCAAAGCATCAACTGGCAGGCAATTGGCGAAATTCGCGAGCGTTTATCGATACCGGTGATTGCTAACGGAGAGATAACCGACTGGGCGTCGGCTCAGGCATGTATGCAGCAAACCGGCTGTGATGCGGTGATGCTGGGGCGCGGGGCGCTGAACATCCCAAACCTCAGCCGGGTGGTGAAATATAATGAAGCGCCGCTACCATGGCTGGAAGTCGTGGAGCTGTTGCGCCGTTACACCCGGCTGGAAAAACAGGGTGATACGGGGCTGTATCACCTTGCGCGCATTAAGCAGTGGCTTAACTATTTGCGTAAGGCTTACCCCGAAGCCGATGGGCTATTTAGCCAGATTCGGGCGCTTAAAACCTCAGCCGAAGTCGCGCAGGCTATTGCCAGAGCCTGA
- the yohJ gene encoding UPF0299 membrane protein YohJ — MHISMHKTIVYCWHYLRAFLVIYACLYAGIAISSILPITIPGSIIGMLIMFVLLSLQVIPYKWVKPGCSILIRYMALLFVPIGVGVMQYFDLLRTQFGPVVVSCIVSTLVVLVVVSWSSHIIHGEKRIVGSKEAEK, encoded by the coding sequence ATGCATATATCCATGCATAAAACCATCGTTTACTGCTGGCATTACCTTCGGGCATTTCTGGTGATTTATGCCTGCCTTTACGCGGGTATCGCCATTTCATCAATTTTGCCGATAACCATTCCGGGCAGCATCATCGGGATGCTGATTATGTTTGTACTGCTGTCGCTTCAGGTGATTCCTTATAAATGGGTGAAACCTGGCTGTAGCATACTGATTCGTTATATGGCGCTGTTATTTGTGCCGATTGGGGTTGGGGTAATGCAGTATTTCGACCTGCTGCGCACTCAGTTCGGACCGGTCGTGGTGTCATGTATTGTCAGTACTCTGGTGGTACTGGTGGTGGTGAGCTGGAGCTCCCATATTATCCACGGTGAAAAAAGGATTGTCGGTAGTAAAGAGGCTGAAAAATAA
- a CDS encoding D-alanyl-D-alanine endopeptidase, producing MPGKFRFTVLSLALLLTAPLAPVTQAALKSPTVSASQPQIASGSALIVDLQTNKVLYSSHPDLVRPMASITKLMTVMVALDANQPLDELIKVDISHTPEMKGVYSRVRLNSKISRRNMMLLALMSSENRAAASLASNYRGGYNAFIRAMNAKAKALGMTHTRYVEPTGLSIKNVSTANDLVKLLKASRQYPLLGQLSTTHEDMATFSNPPYTLPFRNTNHLVYRDNWNIQLTKTGFTNAAGHCLVMRTIINGRPVALVVMDAFGKYTHFADASRLRTWLETGKVQKVPADALNYKRQKAASMAAN from the coding sequence ATGCCAGGAAAATTTCGCTTTACCGTTCTCAGCCTCGCGCTGCTGCTGACGGCGCCTCTCGCGCCCGTGACTCAGGCAGCATTGAAATCCCCCACGGTTAGCGCCAGCCAGCCGCAAATTGCCTCCGGTAGCGCGTTAATCGTTGATTTACAGACTAACAAGGTGCTTTATAGCAGCCACCCCGATCTGGTGCGTCCGATGGCTTCGATCACTAAGCTGATGACCGTAATGGTCGCGCTGGATGCCAATCAGCCGCTTGATGAGCTGATTAAGGTCGACATCAGCCACACCCCGGAAATGAAAGGCGTTTATTCCCGAGTACGTCTGAACAGTAAAATCAGCCGCCGAAATATGATGCTGCTGGCTCTGATGTCTTCTGAAAATCGCGCGGCGGCGAGCCTGGCCTCTAACTATCGCGGTGGTTACAACGCGTTTATTCGCGCTATGAATGCCAAAGCGAAGGCGCTGGGCATGACCCATACTCGCTATGTGGAGCCAACCGGGCTGTCGATTAAGAACGTATCCACCGCCAACGATCTGGTAAAACTGCTCAAAGCCTCGCGCCAGTATCCGCTGCTGGGCCAGCTCAGTACCACCCATGAAGATATGGCTACCTTCAGCAATCCGCCTTATACGCTGCCTTTCCGCAACACTAACCATCTGGTTTATCGCGATAACTGGAATATTCAGCTGACTAAAACCGGCTTTACCAATGCGGCGGGTCACTGCCTGGTGATGCGCACCATTATCAACGGTCGTCCGGTGGCGCTGGTGGTGATGGATGCCTTTGGTAAATATACCCACTTCGCCGATGCCAGCCGCCTGCGGACATGGCTGGAAACCGGTAAAGTGCAAAAGGTTCCTGCCGATGCGCTGAACTATAAGCGTCAGAAAGCCGC
- a CDS encoding CidB/LrgB family autolysis modulator, with translation MFAYIWWSLPLTLLVFYGALRLGKRFKNPLLNPLLISMIVIIAILMSLHVPYAHYFKGSEILNNLLQPAVVALAFPLYEQLHQIRARWKSILAICFVGSIVAMVSGTAIALMMGATPEIAASVMPKSVTTPIAMAVSGSIGGIPAISAVCVIFVGILGSVLGYTLLNLMRITTKSARGLSMGAASHALGTARCAEEDYQEGAFSSLSLVICGIMTSLIAPFLFPVLMALVK, from the coding sequence ATGTTCGCGTATATCTGGTGGTCGCTGCCTTTGACCCTGCTGGTATTTTATGGTGCCCTTCGCCTTGGTAAGCGTTTTAAAAATCCATTGCTGAACCCGCTGCTGATATCAATGATTGTTATTATTGCCATATTGATGAGCCTGCATGTTCCTTATGCCCACTACTTCAAAGGCAGTGAAATACTCAACAATTTATTGCAGCCTGCGGTCGTCGCTCTGGCGTTTCCACTGTATGAGCAGTTACATCAGATTCGGGCGCGCTGGAAATCCATCCTCGCTATCTGTTTTGTCGGTAGCATCGTCGCAATGGTTAGCGGTACTGCCATTGCTTTGATGATGGGGGCAACGCCGGAAATTGCCGCCTCTGTTATGCCTAAATCGGTCACTACGCCAATCGCCATGGCAGTCAGCGGCAGCATCGGCGGTATTCCGGCCATTAGCGCGGTCTGCGTTATTTTTGTCGGTATTCTGGGCTCGGTTTTGGGCTATACCCTGTTGAACCTGATGCGGATCACCACTAAATCAGCCCGCGGGCTGTCAATGGGGGCAGCGTCACATGCCCTGGGGACCGCACGCTGCGCCGAAGAAGACTACCAGGAAGGGGCATTCAGCTCGCTGTCACTGGTTATCTGCGGGATTATGACTTCGCTGATCGCGCCGTTCCTGTTCCCGGTGCTGATGGCATTAGTTAAATAA
- a CDS encoding transporter, translating into MNHVWGLFSHPAREMQSIKRENETISHHYLHHVLIMAAVPVICAFIGTTQFGWNFGNGTVVQLSVGTGLALAVLFYALMLAGVAVMGRVIWWMARNLPQRPSWQRCMIFAGYVATPIFLSGVVALYPVVWLCALVGTLALCYTGYLLYVGIPSFLNITQDESLSFSSSTLAIGVLVLEVLLALTVVLWGYGYRLF; encoded by the coding sequence ATGAACCATGTATGGGGACTCTTCTCTCATCCGGCGCGTGAAATGCAGTCGATCAAACGCGAAAATGAGACTATCTCGCACCATTATCTGCACCATGTACTGATCATGGCCGCTGTACCGGTTATCTGTGCTTTTATCGGTACTACGCAGTTCGGCTGGAATTTTGGCAATGGAACGGTGGTTCAACTCTCGGTCGGAACGGGCCTGGCGCTGGCGGTACTGTTCTACGCCCTGATGCTGGCCGGGGTGGCGGTGATGGGGCGGGTAATTTGGTGGATGGCGCGTAATTTGCCCCAGAGACCATCCTGGCAGCGCTGCATGATCTTCGCCGGATACGTCGCCACGCCGATATTTTTGAGTGGCGTCGTGGCGCTTTATCCGGTGGTGTGGCTATGTGCTTTGGTTGGTACTTTGGCTCTGTGCTACACCGGTTATCTGCTTTATGTCGGCATTCCGTCGTTCCTCAATATCACCCAGGATGAAAGCCTGAGCTTTTCCAGTTCCACTCTCGCTATCGGAGTGTTAGTGCTGGAGGTGCTGCTGGCGCTGACCGTCGTGCTCTGGGGGTATGGTTATCGGCTATTTTAG
- a CDS encoding membrane protein, protein MDINSLISHYGYAALIVGSLAEGETVTLLGGVAAHQGLLKLPLVILSVALGGMIGDQLLYLIGYRYGDKLLKRFKKQQKQIDRAKSLINRHPYLFVIGTRFMYGFRIIGPLLIGSSHLPPARFLPLNILGALIWAGLFTTLGYLGGSLIAPWLHALDAHLKHLFWLLAVVAVVWGLRIWFKHRHRKNDADA, encoded by the coding sequence ATGGATATTAATAGTCTGATTAGTCATTACGGTTATGCGGCGCTGATTGTGGGCAGCCTGGCCGAGGGTGAAACCGTTACCTTACTGGGTGGTGTGGCCGCGCATCAGGGGCTGCTAAAGCTGCCGCTGGTTATACTCTCGGTAGCGCTGGGAGGCATGATTGGTGACCAGTTGTTATACCTGATTGGTTACCGCTACGGTGACAAATTACTGAAGCGTTTTAAGAAACAACAAAAGCAGATAGACCGCGCTAAATCCCTTATCAACCGCCATCCCTACCTGTTCGTTATCGGGACACGCTTTATGTATGGGTTTCGTATCATCGGCCCGCTGCTTATTGGCTCCAGCCATCTGCCACCGGCACGTTTCCTACCGCTGAATATTCTGGGTGCTTTAATCTGGGCCGGGCTGTTTACTACGCTTGGCTATCTGGGCGGTAGTCTGATTGCACCATGGCTACACGCGCTGGACGCTCATCTGAAACATCTGTTCTGGCTGCTGGCGGTGGTAGCCGTAGTCTGGGGATTACGGATTTGGTTTAAGCACCGGCATCGTAAAAATGATGCCGATGCTTAA
- a CDS encoding vancomycin high temperature exclusion protein — protein MLKRLFYSLLVIIGLLLLSALGLDRWMSWKTSPYIYDEIQELPYRQVGVVLGTAKYYRTGVINQYYRYRIQGALNAYNSGKVNYLLLSGDNAQSSYNEPRTMRRDLIAGGVDPADIVLDYAGFRTLDSIVRTRKVFDTNDFIIITQRFHCERALFIALHMGIQAQCYAVPSPKDMVSVRLREFAARLGALADLYIFKREPRFLGPLVPIPGNQRLPDIDAQGYPAVTPEQLLELEKNAKRGHKAP, from the coding sequence ATGTTGAAGCGCCTGTTTTACAGCCTGTTAGTCATAATCGGCTTACTGCTGCTGTCTGCGCTCGGGCTCGATCGCTGGATGAGCTGGAAGACCTCTCCTTATATTTATGACGAAATTCAGGAGCTGCCTTATCGTCAGGTTGGGGTAGTTCTCGGCACTGCAAAGTATTACCGCACTGGGGTTATTAACCAATATTATCGCTACCGCATTCAGGGCGCGCTTAATGCCTATAACAGCGGCAAAGTTAACTATCTGCTGCTGAGCGGTGATAACGCCCAAAGTAGCTACAATGAGCCGCGCACCATGCGCCGCGATTTAATTGCCGGTGGGGTTGATCCTGCGGATATCGTGCTCGATTATGCCGGTTTTCGCACTCTGGACTCGATAGTACGCACTCGCAAGGTTTTCGATACCAACGACTTTATTATCATCACCCAGCGTTTTCACTGCGAGCGGGCGCTGTTTATCGCTCTGCATATGGGCATTCAGGCCCAGTGCTACGCGGTACCATCGCCTAAAGATATGGTTAGCGTACGACTGCGGGAGTTCGCAGCCCGATTGGGCGCGCTGGCCGATCTCTATATTTTTAAGCGCGAGCCGCGCTTTCTTGGGCCTCTGGTACCGATTCCGGGAAATCAACGCCTGCCTGATATCGACGCTCAGGGATATCCCGCGGTAACGCCAGAGCAGCTGCTGGAGCTGGAGAAAAACGCCAAACGGGGCCACAAGGCCCCGTAA
- the cdd gene encoding cytidine deaminase gives MSIRFHTALLSLPETLQPALATMLKDGHFPASLDGNQVAELLTVSGMSENELALALLPLAAACAVTPISKFNVGAIAHGNSGTLYFGANLEFPGTTMQQTVHAEQSAITHAWLRGESGLRAITVNYTPCGHCRQFMNELNSETRLIIQLPTRPAATLADYLPASFGPRDLDITTLLMDAEDHGYPLSGDALAQAAIAGANRSHAPYSKAYSGVALEMTDGTIFTGSYAENAAYNPSLPPLQSALNLMYLNGYRHEQIVRATLAQNLEGELNQSSATRATLSALGCDALIEVALG, from the coding sequence ATGTCTATACGTTTTCACACCGCCCTGCTCTCCCTGCCAGAAACTCTGCAACCTGCTCTGGCGACCATGCTTAAAGACGGTCATTTCCCGGCATCTCTGGATGGTAACCAGGTAGCGGAGCTGCTCACCGTTAGCGGTATGAGTGAAAACGAACTAGCCCTGGCATTACTGCCTCTGGCCGCGGCCTGCGCGGTTACTCCTATCTCTAAATTTAATGTCGGCGCCATTGCTCACGGTAATAGCGGCACGCTGTACTTTGGCGCAAACCTGGAGTTTCCTGGCACCACCATGCAGCAGACTGTCCACGCAGAGCAAAGTGCTATCACTCATGCCTGGTTGCGCGGTGAAAGCGGTCTGCGGGCCATTACCGTCAATTACACCCCGTGCGGCCACTGCCGTCAGTTTATGAATGAGCTGAACAGCGAAACCCGGCTTATTATCCAGCTACCGACCCGCCCGGCGGCAACGCTGGCCGATTATTTACCCGCCTCTTTTGGCCCGCGCGATCTCGATATCACGACGCTGCTGATGGATGCAGAAGATCACGGCTATCCTCTATCTGGCGATGCACTAGCCCAGGCCGCGATTGCTGGAGCTAACCGCAGCCATGCGCCCTATAGCAAAGCGTATTCCGGCGTAGCGCTGGAAATGACCGATGGCACTATCTTTACCGGTAGCTATGCCGAAAATGCCGCCTATAATCCTTCGCTTCCTCCGCTCCAGTCCGCCTTAAATCTGATGTACCTCAACGGCTATCGCCATGAACAAATAGTGCGGGCAACGCTGGCGCAAAATTTAGAGGGCGAGCTGAATCAATCCAGCGCTACTCGCGCCACGCTGTCGGCCCTAGGCTGCGATGCGCTGATAGAAGTCGCTTTAGGCTAA